Proteins co-encoded in one Sus scrofa isolate TJ Tabasco breed Duroc chromosome 14, Sscrofa11.1, whole genome shotgun sequence genomic window:
- the TSPAN14 gene encoding tetraspanin-14, producing MHYYRYSNAEVSCWYKYLLFSYNIVFWLAGVVFLGVGLWAWSEKGVLSDLTKVTRMHGIDPVVLVLMVGVVMFTLGFAGCVGALRENICLLNFFCSAIVLIFFLELAVAVLAFLFQDWVRDRFREFFESNIRSYRDDIDLQNLIDSLQKANQCCGAYGPEDWDLNVYFNCSGASYSREKCGVPFSCCVPDPAQKVVNTQCGYDVRTQLKSKWDESIFTKGCIQALEGWLPRNIYIVAGVFIAISLLQIFGIFLARTLISDIEAVKAGHHF from the exons ATGCACTATTATAGATACTCTAACGCCGAGGTCAGCTGCTGGTACAAGTACCTCCTTTTCAGCTACAACATCGTCTTCTGG ttgGCTGGAGTTGTCTTCCTCGGAGTTGGACTATGGGCATGGAGCGAAAAG gGGGTGCTGTCCGACCTCACCAAAGTGACCCGGATGCATGGGATTGACCCTGTGGTGCTGGTCCTGATGGTGGGCGTGGTGATGTTCACACTGGGCTTTGCTGGCTGCGTGGGGGCCCTTCGGGAGAACATCTGCCTGCTCAACTTT TTCTGCAGTGCCATTGTGCTCATCTTCTTTCTGGAGCTGGCTGTGGCCGTGCTGGCCTTCCTCTTCCAGGACTGGGTAAGGGACCGGTTCCGGGAATTCTTCGAGAGCAACATCCGATCCTACCGGGATGACATAGACCTGCAGAACCTCATCGACTCCCTTCAGAAAGCT AACCAGTGCTGCGGGGCATACGGCCCTGAAGACTGGGACCTCAATGTCTATTTCAACTGCAGTGGTGCCAGCTACAGCCGCGAGAAGTGTGGGGTGCCTTTCTCCTGCTGCGTGCCAGACCCCGCG CAAAAAGTTGTGAACACACAGTGTGGCTATGATGTCAGGACTCAG CTGAAGAGCAAATGGGACGAGTCCATCTTCACAAAAGGCTGCATCCAGGCGCTGGAGGGCTGGCTCCCCCGGAACATCTACATTGTGGCCGGTGTCTTCATCGCCATCTCACTGCtgcag ATATTTGGCATCTTCCTGGCGAGAACCCTGATCTCTGACATTGAAGCGGTGAAGGCAGGTCACCACTTCTGA